In Mixophyes fleayi isolate aMixFle1 chromosome 4, aMixFle1.hap1, whole genome shotgun sequence, the following proteins share a genomic window:
- the PTHLH gene encoding parathyroid hormone-related protein: MLRTLLPHCSLAVFILSCSFPAHGRPTQGLNGRVRRAVSEHQFLHDNSRSLQELRRRNFLQNLIEGVNTAEIRAVADESPRPIPSVKNFNTLRVLGEEEGVTSHLTQETHKSLSFKDPPPKIPGKKKKGKPGKRKEQDKRKRRERSALESLQDPPGSDLWWEELGISTQ; the protein is encoded by the exons ATGTTGCGGACGCTCCTTCCACATTGCAGTTTGGCGGTCTTCATCCTAAGTTGTTCCTTCCCCGCCCACGGGAGACCGACGCAGGGGCTCAATGGCAGAGT GCGAAGGGCCGTCTCTGAACACCAGTTCCTCCATGACAACAGCAGATCCCTCCAGGAGCTCCGGCGCAGAAACTTCTTACAGAACCTCATAGAAGGCGTCAACACGGCCGAGATACGGGCGGTGGCCGATGAATCGCCGCGTCCCATCCCCAGCGTCAAGAACTTTAACACTCTGCGTGTGTTGGGTGAGGAGGAAGGAGTCACAAGTCACCTTACTCAGGAGACTCATAAATCTCTGAGCTTCAAGGACCCACCACCCAAGATTCCCGGCAAGAAGAAGAAGGGAAAGCCGGGCAAACGAAAGGAGCAAGACAAGAGGAAGAGGAGAGAAAGGTCAGCACTGGAAAGTCTACAGGACCCACCCGGATCAGACCTTTGGTGGGAAGAACTTGGTATCAG TACGCAATGA